In Synechococcus sp. KORDI-52, one genomic interval encodes:
- the grxD gene encoding Grx4 family monothiol glutaredoxin: MDPSTKARIETLVASSPIFVFMKGSKLMPQCGFSNNVVQILHSLGVAFETFDVLSDPEIRQGIKDFSSWPTIPQVYVKGEFIGGSDILIEMYNSGELREKLEIALAS, encoded by the coding sequence ATGGACCCCTCCACCAAAGCTCGCATCGAAACCCTGGTCGCTTCCAGCCCGATCTTCGTGTTCATGAAGGGCTCCAAGTTGATGCCCCAGTGCGGATTCTCAAACAATGTGGTGCAGATCCTGCACTCCCTCGGTGTGGCATTCGAGACATTCGACGTTCTCTCTGATCCAGAGATTCGTCAGGGAATCAAAGACTTTTCCAGCTGGCCCACCATCCCTCAGGTGTACGTGAAAGGGGAATTCATCGGCGGTTCTGACATCCTGATTGAGATGTACAACTCCGGAGAACTGCGCGAAAAGCTGGAAATTGCCCTCGCCAGCTAA
- a CDS encoding BolA family protein, whose amino-acid sequence MVQPDAVEAAIQHVIPDANVTVEDLTGGGDHLQVTVVSSAFAGLSRIRQHQMVYGALQQELASEAIHALALNTSTPSDAASA is encoded by the coding sequence ATGGTGCAGCCGGATGCCGTTGAAGCCGCGATTCAGCACGTTATTCCTGACGCCAACGTCACCGTTGAAGACCTCACCGGTGGCGGTGATCACCTCCAGGTGACCGTGGTGTCGTCCGCTTTTGCTGGCCTTTCACGCATCCGGCAGCATCAGATGGTGTACGGCGCGCTGCAGCAGGAATTGGCCAGCGAAGCGATTCACGCCCTCGCCCTCAACACCTCAACCCCCTCGGACGCTGCGTCCGCATAA
- a CDS encoding 1-acyl-sn-glycerol-3-phosphate acyltransferase, whose translation MQLCRRDLGSQASNSISPLQAALATRENSLRVGIDSFWAPLAMFTTQDLALRFQFRERLVLNPEHLPHQGPVLLAPTHRARWDALMLPMAAGRRVSGRDCRFMVTTTEMRGLQGWFLQRLGCFPVDQGRPSMTTLRLAIDLLADGQQVVMFPEGRIHRQDAAIELRPGLVRLAQLAQSRGVCVPVVPVGLGYSQAPARPFSRAALCFGAPLSVPAKGDREATRQFNIHLAAAMHAAEQAARAAVGRPLQSF comes from the coding sequence ATGCAGCTTTGCCGGAGGGATTTAGGTTCTCAGGCATCGAATTCGATCAGCCCGTTGCAAGCGGCCCTGGCGACCCGAGAAAACAGCCTGCGTGTCGGTATCGACAGCTTCTGGGCCCCCCTGGCGATGTTCACCACCCAGGATCTGGCGCTGCGCTTTCAATTCCGTGAGCGTCTGGTGCTCAACCCAGAGCATCTCCCCCATCAGGGACCTGTGCTGCTGGCACCGACGCACCGCGCCCGCTGGGATGCCCTGATGCTGCCGATGGCCGCCGGCCGTCGGGTCAGTGGCCGCGACTGCCGCTTCATGGTGACCACCACCGAAATGCGGGGACTGCAGGGCTGGTTTCTGCAACGGCTTGGCTGCTTCCCGGTGGACCAGGGACGGCCCTCGATGACCACCCTGCGTCTGGCCATCGACCTGTTGGCCGACGGACAGCAAGTGGTGATGTTCCCCGAAGGCAGGATTCATCGGCAGGACGCGGCGATTGAGCTGCGACCCGGCCTGGTGCGTCTGGCCCAATTGGCGCAGAGCCGCGGCGTTTGCGTTCCGGTGGTTCCCGTTGGCTTGGGCTACAGCCAGGCCCCAGCACGGCCCTTCAGCCGGGCAGCACTCTGTTTCGGAGCACCGCTCAGCGTTCCAGCCAAGGGAGATCGCGAGGCGACACGACAGTTCAACATCCATCTTGCTGCTGCGATGCATGCGGCTGAACAAGCGGCCCGTGCTGCCGTTGGCCGACCGCTGCAGAGCTTCTAA
- a CDS encoding pyridoxine 5'-phosphate synthase — protein MASLGVNIDHIANIREARRTVEPDPVSMALLAELGGADGITVHLREDRRHIQDRDVELLRQTVRSRLNLEMAATEEMVAIALRIQPDMVTLVPERREEVTTEGGLDVAGQEASLGGMVQTLEAARIPVSLFVDPEATQLQACKNTGASWVELHTGRYADADWSTQPQELARLQEGTAIARQLGLRVNAGHGLTYQNVEPVAAIPGMEELNIGHTIVARSVAVGLQQAVRDMKVLVQNPRLDPLFGQAPG, from the coding sequence ATGGCCAGCCTCGGCGTCAATATCGACCACATCGCCAACATCCGTGAGGCCAGGCGGACCGTTGAGCCGGACCCGGTATCGATGGCACTGCTGGCTGAACTCGGTGGGGCTGATGGGATCACCGTGCATCTGAGGGAAGACCGGCGTCACATTCAGGATCGGGATGTGGAATTGCTGCGCCAAACCGTGCGCTCCCGCCTCAATCTGGAAATGGCCGCTACCGAGGAGATGGTGGCGATTGCGCTGCGGATCCAGCCCGACATGGTCACCCTGGTGCCGGAACGGCGGGAGGAGGTCACCACGGAGGGGGGCCTGGATGTGGCCGGACAAGAGGCCTCCCTGGGGGGCATGGTGCAAACCCTTGAAGCCGCCAGGATTCCGGTGAGCCTGTTTGTGGATCCGGAGGCCACCCAGCTCCAGGCCTGCAAAAACACCGGGGCTAGCTGGGTGGAATTGCACACGGGGCGCTACGCCGACGCCGATTGGAGCACCCAGCCCCAGGAGCTGGCCCGCTTGCAGGAAGGCACGGCCATCGCCCGGCAGCTCGGTCTGCGGGTCAATGCCGGCCATGGCCTCACTTATCAGAACGTTGAGCCCGTTGCGGCCATCCCTGGGATGGAGGAACTCAACATCGGCCACACGATCGTGGCCCGCTCTGTCGCCGTCGGACTGCAACAGGCTGTGCGGGATATGAAGGTCTTGGTTCAGAATCCCCGCCTTGACCCCCTTTTCGGACAGGCGCCCGGATGA
- a CDS encoding MgPME-cyclase complex family protein, with product MTTYHFVAASERFLTIEEPLEEVLRERQRNYAETGKTIDFWLVKQPAFLSSPELAELKATIPQPAAAVVSTDPTFITFLKLRLEHVAVGAFEAPSAGIPDALASAV from the coding sequence ATGACCACTTATCACTTCGTTGCAGCCAGCGAGCGCTTCCTCACCATTGAGGAGCCGTTGGAGGAAGTGTTGCGGGAGCGCCAACGCAACTACGCCGAAACCGGCAAGACCATCGATTTCTGGCTGGTGAAGCAGCCGGCTTTCCTGTCTTCTCCTGAGCTGGCTGAGCTCAAGGCAACCATCCCCCAGCCCGCTGCCGCTGTGGTGTCCACCGATCCCACCTTCATCACCTTCCTCAAACTGCGTTTGGAGCACGTGGCTGTGGGGGCCTTTGAGGCACCGTCCGCGGGGATTCCCGATGCTCTTGCCAGTGCCGTCTGA
- a CDS encoding metallophosphoesterase, giving the protein MNLRSRRHWVIGDVHGCYQPLCHLLATLPPNDHLVFCGDVINRGEAIPATMDLVWDLVQAGRASWLRGNHEQDLIDALDSQDGLSQHATYAQLGDSNARRWLPRLQQLPLVYRGDGWCATHAGFDAAGQPDLSIRDPFWEAYDGRFGQVVVGHTPRPQVERLGAIVLIDTGAVYGGCLSAYCPQTDAVVQVEGAATEAVLAGVGPC; this is encoded by the coding sequence TTGAACCTGCGAAGCCGCCGGCACTGGGTGATTGGAGATGTGCATGGCTGCTATCAGCCCCTTTGCCATCTGCTCGCCACCCTGCCGCCGAACGACCATCTGGTCTTCTGCGGGGATGTGATCAACCGTGGTGAGGCCATTCCCGCAACGATGGATCTGGTCTGGGATCTGGTCCAGGCCGGCCGTGCCTCATGGCTGCGAGGGAACCATGAGCAAGACCTCATTGATGCCCTCGACTCCCAGGATGGCTTGAGTCAACACGCCACCTATGCCCAGTTGGGCGACAGCAACGCTCGCCGATGGTTGCCGCGTCTGCAACAGCTTCCGCTCGTCTATCGCGGTGACGGTTGGTGCGCCACCCATGCCGGGTTCGATGCAGCGGGCCAACCGGATCTCTCCATTCGTGATCCTTTCTGGGAGGCCTATGACGGTCGTTTCGGCCAGGTTGTTGTGGGCCATACGCCACGTCCCCAGGTGGAACGTCTTGGCGCGATCGTTCTGATCGACACCGGTGCGGTCTACGGCGGTTGTTTATCGGCCTACTGCCCGCAAACGGATGCGGTCGTTCAGGTTGAAGGAGCTGCAACCGAGGCCGTGCTGGCTGGAGTTGGCCCTTGCTGA
- a CDS encoding exodeoxyribonuclease V subunit gamma, protein MLTVYRSNRAEFLARLLSRQLIEQQPGPLETVEVMVNTWPTSRWLGEQLATANGISSLVRFPFPGSRLRQLVRQVLHLPAQEDDPWRAGQLVWAVLELLPELLEQPVAQPLQVWLNQREGTASGLTRDRWQLARTIADAMDDYALYRPDQLEQWKRPRPDDDWQPLLWRLLAQRLPRAPFGLQVREAVDRLRRGDVDPALLPERLRLFGISALAPVQVDLIQALSGLLEVEIYLLTPCPDLWQRCGSRRASLGDDWLVPPDGGWLAEAPRLEAVLGRMGAEFQQLLEGSGEAQLGERREGDLFAGSLQIADAEERQPTLLDQLQQQLVDADSVPALERSTDDQSLLFQAAPGPWREVQLVRDRILQWLEADPDLAPRDVLVMTPQIERYAPLLSSVFNDTAAIGVDLPWRLTDRSQQSSPGLSMAMFTLLELAATRLTATGLERLLGNPALQGQQGLTPEEAVLMTQTLQRSGFRWGLDARERGGEEVHSLRWCLDRWLLGLVLPVEPGLAPAGAAPFQQELDPDRLVRWWTLLDRLARMFDRLRQPRPCHDWVQLLQSLLQELFAEGGAWADEAQSWAAALEEWRLRAHDCPLDLDAAVALEVLQEALSVDSGRFGHRSGALTISALEPMRAIPHKVVVLMGLDSADFPRPSRRPGFHLLEQQRRLGDPRSSDQDRYVLLEALMSARRHLLISWCGRLERTGEPQPPAAPVEQWLSVLQEQLQRAGASTEGLLVTPAANPLSRENFRPEAPLSCDRRQLEARRCLDAAPASVPNPQGLAWASLWQPKINDDEADGRDGDDLALDAEVLLAWMQQPQKAWLQARGLRPGEGIEAVEDLEALELDGLQRYLLLNQDLEEHFILGSAPDWTASLAGQGVLPAGAGAALEQEELQQRWQALQRQLASLGDCRREVPVLAGLPMPLLYAGDTQVVVQPGMLTAAAVMRGWLQHLLLCAEGSAPAAGSAVVARSTRVAGAEVHVRWSVLPTVEAEDQLQQLARLARQGLERCWPVPPKSGWQMVAKERRKPGEGQQDFRKAWQDEGSTPVMQLCFGTEIAAEQLMDQAGFQQACQLLYGPLVANLR, encoded by the coding sequence TTGCTGACGGTTTACCGAAGCAACAGGGCTGAATTTCTGGCTCGCTTGCTTTCCCGTCAGTTGATCGAGCAGCAGCCCGGCCCTCTTGAGACGGTGGAGGTGATGGTCAACACCTGGCCGACCAGTCGATGGTTGGGGGAACAGCTGGCCACGGCCAATGGCATCAGTTCCCTGGTGCGGTTCCCCTTCCCGGGCAGTCGTCTGCGGCAGCTGGTGCGCCAGGTGTTGCATCTTCCCGCGCAGGAGGACGATCCCTGGCGGGCGGGCCAGCTGGTGTGGGCTGTGCTCGAGCTGTTGCCGGAGCTATTGGAGCAGCCCGTCGCCCAGCCGTTGCAGGTCTGGCTCAACCAGCGTGAAGGAACCGCCTCGGGGTTGACGCGGGACCGTTGGCAGTTGGCACGCACCATCGCCGATGCCATGGACGATTACGCCCTCTACCGCCCCGATCAACTGGAGCAGTGGAAACGGCCGCGGCCCGATGACGACTGGCAGCCCCTGCTCTGGCGACTGCTGGCCCAACGGCTGCCCCGGGCTCCCTTTGGCCTGCAGGTGCGTGAGGCAGTCGATCGTCTCCGGCGAGGAGACGTTGATCCAGCCCTGCTGCCGGAGCGGCTGCGGCTGTTTGGCATCAGTGCCCTGGCACCGGTGCAGGTGGATCTGATTCAGGCCTTGTCCGGTCTGCTGGAGGTGGAGATCTACCTGCTCACCCCCTGTCCGGATCTGTGGCAGCGCTGCGGCAGTCGGCGTGCCTCGCTCGGGGATGACTGGCTGGTTCCGCCCGATGGGGGCTGGTTGGCCGAGGCGCCGCGCCTGGAGGCCGTTCTTGGACGGATGGGTGCCGAATTTCAGCAGTTGCTGGAGGGTTCCGGTGAAGCGCAGCTGGGGGAGCGACGCGAGGGGGATCTGTTTGCAGGTTCCCTGCAGATCGCCGATGCGGAAGAGCGCCAACCCACCCTGCTCGATCAGCTTCAGCAACAGCTGGTGGATGCCGACAGCGTTCCCGCACTGGAGCGTTCCACAGACGATCAGTCGCTGCTGTTTCAAGCGGCACCGGGGCCTTGGCGGGAGGTGCAACTGGTGCGTGATCGCATCCTGCAGTGGCTGGAGGCCGATCCCGATCTCGCGCCCCGCGATGTGCTGGTGATGACGCCGCAGATTGAGCGCTATGCACCGCTGCTCAGCTCCGTGTTCAACGACACGGCGGCCATCGGTGTCGATTTGCCCTGGCGCCTCACCGACCGCAGTCAGCAGAGCAGTCCGGGGTTGTCGATGGCAATGTTCACGCTGCTGGAGCTGGCGGCCACACGCCTCACCGCCACGGGGCTGGAACGTCTGCTGGGCAATCCGGCCCTGCAGGGCCAGCAGGGACTCACGCCGGAGGAGGCGGTGCTGATGACCCAGACGCTGCAACGCAGTGGTTTTCGCTGGGGGTTGGATGCCCGCGAGCGTGGCGGAGAGGAGGTGCACAGCCTGCGTTGGTGTCTCGACCGTTGGCTGCTGGGGCTGGTGCTGCCGGTGGAGCCGGGCTTGGCTCCAGCAGGTGCGGCACCGTTCCAGCAGGAGCTAGATCCCGATCGCCTGGTGCGCTGGTGGACGCTGCTGGACCGTTTGGCGCGGATGTTCGATCGCCTGCGACAGCCCCGGCCGTGCCATGACTGGGTGCAGCTCCTGCAGTCCCTGTTGCAGGAGCTGTTCGCTGAGGGTGGGGCCTGGGCCGATGAGGCGCAGAGCTGGGCGGCGGCCCTTGAGGAGTGGCGATTGCGGGCCCATGACTGCCCCCTGGACCTCGATGCAGCCGTGGCCTTGGAGGTGCTGCAGGAGGCCTTGTCGGTGGACAGCGGTCGCTTCGGTCATCGCAGTGGCGCCCTCACCATCAGTGCCCTGGAGCCGATGCGGGCGATTCCGCACAAGGTGGTGGTCTTGATGGGCCTCGACAGCGCCGACTTCCCTCGCCCGAGCCGCCGTCCTGGCTTCCATCTGCTCGAGCAGCAACGGCGCCTGGGGGATCCCCGCAGCAGTGACCAGGACCGCTACGTGCTGCTGGAGGCCTTGATGTCGGCACGCCGTCATCTGCTCATCAGCTGGTGCGGGCGGCTGGAGCGCACCGGTGAGCCCCAGCCGCCTGCTGCGCCGGTGGAACAGTGGCTTTCAGTGCTGCAGGAGCAGTTGCAACGGGCCGGTGCCTCCACGGAGGGGTTGTTGGTCACTCCGGCGGCCAACCCCCTCTCCCGTGAAAACTTCCGGCCGGAGGCGCCGCTCAGTTGTGATCGGCGTCAGCTGGAGGCCCGGCGCTGCCTGGATGCTGCTCCGGCTTCAGTCCCGAATCCCCAGGGGTTGGCCTGGGCATCGCTCTGGCAGCCGAAGATCAACGATGACGAGGCCGATGGACGGGACGGAGACGATCTGGCCCTGGACGCTGAAGTGTTGCTGGCCTGGATGCAGCAGCCCCAGAAGGCCTGGTTGCAGGCGCGGGGGTTGCGACCTGGGGAAGGCATTGAGGCGGTGGAGGATCTCGAGGCGCTCGAGTTGGATGGCCTGCAGCGCTATCTGCTGCTCAACCAAGATCTTGAAGAGCACTTCATTCTCGGATCGGCTCCGGATTGGACGGCGTCGCTGGCGGGCCAGGGTGTGCTGCCGGCGGGGGCTGGTGCGGCCCTTGAGCAGGAGGAGCTGCAGCAGCGGTGGCAGGCCCTGCAACGGCAGCTTGCATCGCTTGGTGACTGCCGCCGGGAGGTGCCGGTGCTCGCCGGCCTGCCGATGCCCCTGCTCTACGCCGGCGACACGCAGGTGGTGGTCCAGCCCGGGATGCTCACGGCCGCGGCGGTGATGCGCGGCTGGTTGCAGCACCTGTTGCTGTGCGCTGAGGGATCGGCTCCTGCTGCCGGTTCAGCGGTGGTGGCGCGCAGCACCCGGGTTGCCGGCGCCGAGGTGCACGTGCGCTGGTCGGTTTTGCCGACGGTTGAGGCCGAGGACCAGCTGCAGCAGCTGGCGCGGCTGGCACGACAGGGGCTGGAGCGGTGCTGGCCGGTCCCCCCCAAGAGCGGCTGGCAGATGGTGGCCAAAGAGCGGCGCAAACCGGGGGAGGGGCAGCAGGACTTCCGCAAGGCCTGGCAGGACGAAGGGTCCACCCCGGTGATGCAGCTCTGCTTCGGCACGGAGATCGCTGCGGAGCAATTGATGGATCAGGCCGGATTTCAGCAGGCGTGTCAGCTGCTGTACGGCCCCCTTGTGGCGAACCTGCGTTAA
- a CDS encoding UvrD-helicase domain-containing protein, protein MAQRFDANTYPLDPGVRLLEASAGTGKTFALAHLCLRLITEADHALEALLVVTFTDAAAEELRSRIGQRLQQALQGLEQLDQGMETSAPDPVLADWLGGSEPGEARQRWIRHLLVALEQLDRADITTIHGFCRRSLRRLALSNAAAMEPQLDTDATALQAEVVQDLWQQELLSLPPDQFKALRQRGLSPQTLRRGLAQLDGEQQPWFRGADGAIDLDQPLAPQLEHWLAQLWHDFVPLWQRDHAALDAGFRQAAEQWKAQGCGATTPYSAKPKSDRCAQINQWLDGQTSVPSLLEIAAREKPLKEYFHPGSWCKVARKCGETDPSLVTPALQAAVAALWDAPIERTWQYLLERGLQELDRRRRRRGVITFGGLLASMDPGDGDVAWLAPLQQRYRAVMVDEFQDTDPVQWRLLQRAFGAGERHLLLMVGDPKQAIYRFRGGDLATYMAARDQVERIDHLLDNFRTTAPLMEGLNRLMAPGLPRSELPVPAVQPRSSATPPQDAPALQLLLLSTEAPSSRSALEAELPQRLAAMVLEQLQQREDLTPADLCVLVSRHQQAEDLRRALGVCGLPTRLVTQGDVLDSEAALLLQWFLDALAEPGDDARLRLLACSGLMNIAPDALEPGRLDQLALQLRGWADEIPRLGLLGALADLLKGEQMAGLSERGRMLGDLQQAARLVQEAMHRQGLDVATAADWLRRERLHPSQPVPEARQPHSDQADSAIAVVTVHRSKGLEYPVVICPYLWQSPPAVAGPLWRDPRSGECLARVDVHWGEGWQAAQQAQQDAAAEAERLAYVAVTRAQTQLILIWARANGQEDSPLPAWLFGAEAAGDAIDSLTDERLSQALAERQVPISIDGLVESLPSGRRWRPPLLAEPLALGSIPKRIDRSWGRASYSAWIASSDDVQLHEQGRDRDPGAEESILVGAEPAWSETGPLAAFPRGAGAGDCLHRILEQFPFSEAEAAEPRQRLELIAAELRRAGLDPDLQNDVLTGLEQVLQTPLGGPLGALSLDRLGPHQRLPELSFDLPVQHVRTADLVAAFGCDAEARFGRTYSPALASLAINSRGFLTGSIDLVFQDPQHQRWWVLDWKSNWIGERRTSTELGLCGPHHYSQEAMEEQMLHHHYPLQAHLYLVALHRHLRWRLPDYNPQQHLGGYVYCFLRGMPGALAASPEGAVGPGRIVEPVPLHRIAALDRALGEVPA, encoded by the coding sequence ATGGCTCAGCGCTTCGATGCCAACACCTATCCCCTCGACCCTGGGGTCCGCCTGCTTGAGGCCAGCGCTGGCACCGGAAAAACCTTTGCCCTGGCGCATCTCTGTCTGCGGCTGATTACGGAGGCCGACCACGCCCTCGAGGCGTTGTTGGTGGTGACCTTCACCGATGCGGCGGCTGAAGAGCTGCGCTCACGCATCGGCCAGCGGCTGCAACAGGCGTTGCAGGGCCTCGAGCAGCTTGACCAGGGGATGGAGACTTCTGCTCCGGACCCCGTCCTGGCGGACTGGCTGGGGGGTTCCGAGCCAGGGGAGGCGCGTCAGCGGTGGATTCGGCACCTGCTGGTGGCCCTCGAGCAGTTGGACCGGGCCGACATCACCACCATCCATGGCTTCTGTCGCCGCAGCTTGCGCCGTCTGGCCCTCAGCAACGCTGCGGCGATGGAGCCCCAGCTGGACACCGACGCCACCGCGCTCCAAGCCGAGGTGGTGCAGGACCTCTGGCAACAGGAGCTGCTCAGCCTGCCGCCGGATCAGTTCAAGGCGTTGCGTCAACGCGGCCTCTCGCCCCAGACCCTGCGCAGGGGGTTGGCGCAACTCGATGGCGAACAGCAGCCGTGGTTCAGGGGCGCTGATGGGGCGATCGATCTGGACCAGCCCCTCGCCCCGCAGCTGGAGCACTGGCTGGCGCAGCTCTGGCACGACTTCGTGCCGCTCTGGCAGCGGGATCATGCCGCTCTGGATGCCGGGTTCCGTCAGGCGGCCGAGCAGTGGAAAGCCCAGGGCTGTGGAGCCACCACCCCTTATTCCGCCAAGCCCAAGAGCGATCGCTGCGCCCAGATCAACCAGTGGCTGGATGGGCAGACCTCAGTGCCATCGCTGCTGGAGATTGCCGCCCGTGAGAAGCCGCTGAAGGAGTACTTCCACCCCGGCAGTTGGTGCAAGGTCGCGCGCAAGTGCGGTGAGACCGACCCCAGCCTGGTGACGCCGGCTCTTCAGGCCGCCGTTGCGGCGCTCTGGGATGCACCGATTGAGCGCACCTGGCAATACCTCCTGGAACGGGGCTTGCAGGAGCTGGACCGCCGCCGTCGCCGCCGCGGGGTGATCACCTTCGGCGGCTTGCTGGCCTCTATGGATCCCGGCGATGGCGATGTTGCCTGGCTTGCCCCTCTGCAACAGCGCTACCGGGCTGTGATGGTGGATGAGTTTCAGGACACAGACCCCGTGCAGTGGCGCCTGTTGCAGCGCGCCTTCGGTGCTGGTGAACGCCACCTGCTGCTGATGGTCGGGGACCCCAAGCAGGCGATCTACCGCTTCCGTGGTGGTGATCTGGCTACCTACATGGCAGCGCGGGATCAGGTGGAGCGGATCGATCACCTGCTCGACAACTTCCGCACAACGGCACCGCTGATGGAGGGGTTGAACCGCTTGATGGCTCCGGGTCTCCCCCGATCTGAACTGCCGGTGCCCGCGGTGCAGCCTCGCAGCTCCGCCACCCCACCGCAGGATGCCCCGGCGTTGCAACTGCTGCTGCTGTCCACAGAGGCGCCCTCCAGCCGCAGTGCCCTGGAGGCAGAGCTGCCCCAGCGGCTCGCCGCGATGGTGCTGGAGCAACTGCAACAACGGGAGGACCTCACCCCCGCAGATCTCTGCGTGCTGGTGAGTCGTCATCAACAGGCGGAAGACCTTCGCCGCGCCCTTGGGGTCTGCGGACTCCCCACCCGCCTGGTGACCCAGGGGGATGTGCTCGACAGTGAAGCCGCCTTGCTGTTGCAGTGGTTCCTCGATGCCCTGGCGGAACCGGGTGATGACGCTCGCCTGCGCCTGCTGGCCTGCTCGGGACTGATGAACATTGCGCCCGATGCCCTGGAGCCGGGGCGGTTGGATCAGCTGGCGCTGCAGTTGCGCGGTTGGGCTGATGAGATTCCGCGGCTGGGCCTGCTCGGGGCGCTGGCCGATCTGCTCAAGGGCGAACAGATGGCGGGGCTGTCGGAACGGGGCCGAATGCTGGGGGATCTGCAGCAGGCGGCGCGGCTGGTGCAGGAGGCGATGCACCGTCAGGGGCTTGATGTGGCCACTGCGGCGGATTGGTTGCGGCGGGAGCGGTTGCACCCCAGCCAGCCGGTGCCGGAGGCTCGTCAGCCCCACAGCGATCAGGCCGACAGCGCCATCGCCGTGGTCACCGTGCACCGCAGCAAGGGTCTGGAATATCCGGTGGTGATCTGCCCCTACCTCTGGCAGTCGCCCCCAGCCGTGGCCGGCCCGCTCTGGCGTGACCCCCGCTCAGGAGAGTGTCTGGCGCGGGTGGATGTCCACTGGGGGGAGGGCTGGCAGGCGGCGCAACAGGCGCAGCAGGACGCTGCGGCCGAGGCCGAGCGGCTGGCTTATGTCGCGGTGACCCGAGCCCAAACCCAGTTGATCCTGATCTGGGCCAGGGCCAACGGCCAGGAGGATTCCCCGTTGCCTGCCTGGTTGTTCGGTGCTGAGGCCGCTGGGGATGCGATCGATAGCCTCACCGATGAGCGGCTGAGCCAAGCCCTGGCGGAGCGACAGGTTCCGATCAGCATCGATGGCCTGGTCGAGAGCCTGCCCAGCGGCAGGCGTTGGCGGCCCCCGCTGCTGGCTGAGCCCTTGGCCCTTGGTTCCATCCCCAAGCGGATCGACCGGAGTTGGGGCCGGGCCAGTTACTCGGCCTGGATTGCCTCATCCGACGACGTTCAGCTGCATGAACAGGGTCGCGATCGCGATCCCGGCGCTGAGGAATCGATCCTGGTCGGGGCAGAACCGGCATGGTCCGAGACAGGGCCGCTGGCGGCTTTCCCGCGCGGGGCCGGGGCCGGGGACTGTCTGCACCGGATCCTCGAACAGTTCCCCTTTTCTGAGGCGGAGGCCGCTGAGCCCCGCCAACGGCTCGAGCTGATCGCCGCCGAGTTGCGCCGGGCCGGACTTGATCCCGATCTTCAGAACGATGTGTTGACCGGGTTGGAGCAGGTGTTGCAGACGCCCCTGGGGGGACCGCTGGGTGCATTGTCGCTGGATCGGCTGGGGCCGCACCAGCGCCTGCCTGAACTCAGTTTTGACTTACCAGTGCAGCATGTGCGCACGGCCGATCTGGTGGCCGCCTTCGGTTGTGATGCCGAGGCCCGTTTCGGCCGCACCTACAGCCCGGCGCTGGCGTCGCTCGCGATCAACAGTCGCGGGTTTCTCACCGGTTCCATCGATCTGGTGTTCCAGGACCCCCAGCACCAACGCTGGTGGGTTCTCGACTGGAAGAGCAACTGGATCGGTGAACGGCGCACCAGTACTGAGCTGGGACTCTGCGGACCGCATCACTACTCCCAGGAGGCGATGGAGGAGCAGATGTTGCACCACCACTACCCCCTGCAGGCCCACCTCTACCTGGTGGCCCTGCACCGCCATCTGCGTTGGCGGCTGCCGGATTACAACCCGCAGCAGCATCTGGGGGGCTACGTCTACTGCTTCCTGCGGGGGATGCCTGGAGCGTTGGCTGCTTCTCCAGAAGGTGCTGTCGGACCGGGGCGC